From Pseudanabaena sp. PCC 6802, one genomic window encodes:
- a CDS encoding calcium-binding protein: MAIIGNPTPGNDSITGDALPNLIDALAGNDTVNGLGGNDTLIGGADNDFLFGADGNDILSGGLGNDQLVGDNFGGAGNDSLNGGAGSDILNGGLGIDTLVGGADNDTYAVGVFNTSITELANEGNDIVNSSVSFTLPANVERLTLVGTGNTSGGGNDLGNLMLGNAGNNNLSGLAGNDTINGLDGNDTLRGGLGNDALFGGNGIDRVFVNAAVGSNIVLTDTSVTGDGTDSLNGIENAELFVFSNNSAPVNIDASAFTKGSVTLDGNSGSNNLLGSQGSDFLDGEGSVDTLIGGNGNDTLNGGEGSGTDILTGSSGSDRFLFDMNRPLNSGDDFDRITDFAVGTDKIVLDKTTFTALASGPGSLLASDFEVVDSVFDIQFSNAKIVYHRGTLVYNQNGSLPGLLTVGGTGGVIADISGAPNLSLSDFVVVA; encoded by the coding sequence ATGGCTATTATTGGAAATCCTACCCCAGGTAATGACAGCATCACTGGTGATGCATTGCCTAACCTTATCGATGCTTTAGCAGGTAATGATACTGTTAATGGTCTGGGAGGTAATGATACACTCATAGGTGGAGCAGATAATGACTTCCTCTTTGGTGCGGATGGTAATGACATCCTGAGTGGAGGTCTTGGTAACGACCAACTCGTTGGGGATAATTTTGGAGGTGCAGGTAATGACAGCCTGAACGGTGGTGCTGGTAGCGATATCCTGAATGGTGGTTTAGGTATAGACACCCTCGTGGGTGGAGCGGATAATGATACCTATGCAGTTGGAGTATTCAATACTTCCATCACCGAGCTAGCTAATGAAGGAAATGATATCGTCAACTCTTCTGTCTCATTCACTTTGCCTGCAAACGTAGAAAGACTTACTCTAGTTGGGACTGGTAATACTTCTGGTGGTGGCAACGATCTAGGCAATCTCATGCTTGGTAACGCTGGCAATAATAACTTGAGTGGTTTAGCAGGAAATGACACGATTAACGGTCTAGATGGCAATGATACCCTTAGGGGCGGACTTGGCAATGACGCTCTCTTCGGCGGGAATGGCATTGATAGAGTTTTCGTCAATGCTGCTGTTGGATCTAATATTGTTCTTACTGATACCAGCGTGACAGGTGACGGTACTGATTCCTTGAATGGAATTGAGAATGCGGAACTGTTTGTTTTCTCAAACAATAGTGCTCCCGTCAATATTGATGCTTCTGCTTTCACCAAGGGATCGGTTACACTCGATGGCAATAGTGGCAGTAACAACCTGCTCGGAAGCCAAGGTAGCGACTTCCTAGATGGAGAAGGTTCAGTTGACACTCTGATTGGCGGTAATGGCAATGACACTCTTAACGGAGGTGAAGGGTCAGGTACCGATATCTTGACTGGCAGTTCCGGTTCCGATCGCTTCCTTTTCGACATGAATCGCCCCTTAAATAGCGGTGACGATTTCGATCGGATTACTGACTTCGCAGTCGGTACTGACAAGATTGTACTCGATAAAACCACTTTCACAGCGCTTGCGAGTGGCCCAGGTAGTTTGCTTGCCTCAGACTTTGAAGTAGTCGATAGTGTCTTCGATATTCAATTCAGCAATGCCAAGATCGTCTATCACAGAGGCACCCTGGTCTACAACCAAAATGGTTCTTTACCAGGTTTGTTGACAGTTGGCGGTACTGGTGGCGTTATTGCTGACATAAGTGGCGCTCCTAATCTCAGTCTTTCGGATTTCGTAGTCGTGGCTTAA